Proteins from a genomic interval of Syngnathoides biaculeatus isolate LvHL_M chromosome 23, ASM1980259v1, whole genome shotgun sequence:
- the mrps10 gene encoding small ribosomal subunit protein uS10m has translation MAASLTIRKEFCSLARILSGIPYSAPRVLGHCAGDKKWITIRCPFHSSTVFSSTLSPITVTEEPDTLFQKVTVLVKGHDRAVLDSYEYFATMAAKELGISIGKVFEPPKDMERFTLLKSVHIFKKHRVQYEMRTHYRCIELSHLTGSTARVYLEYIQRNLPESVAMQVTKTAMEKIPEHIHEPMWKDEPTEEAHKPGQ, from the exons ATGGCCGCCTCCTTAACGATTCGGAAAGAATTTTGCTCCTTGGCAAGGATACTGAGTGGAATACCTTATTCG GCACCTCGGGTTTTGGGCCACTGTGCAGGAGACAAGAAATGGATTACAATTCG GTGTCCCTTCCACAGTTCCACAGTGTTTTCATCAACTCTGTCACCA ATCACCGTGACGGAGGAGCCCGACACACTATTCCAGAAGGTGACCGTGCTGGTGAAAGGCCATGACAGGGCTGTCTTGGACAGCTATGAGTATTTCGCCACCATGGCTGCCAAAGAGCTCGGGATCAGCATTGGCAAAGT TTTTGAGCCACCCAAAGACATGGAGAGATTTACGCTGCTGAAGTCGGTCCACATCTTCAAAAAACACAGAGTTCAGTATGAGATGCGGACACACTACAGGTGTATTGAG ctgtctCATTTAACAGGCTCCACAGCTCGGGTGTATCTGGAATATATTCAGCGGAACCTTCCGGAAAGTGTTGCCATGCAGGTGACAAAA ACTGCTATGGAGAAAATTCCAGAGCACATCCATGAGCCCATGTGGAAGGACGAGCCCACGGAGGAAGCGCACAAGCCCGGTCAATAA
- the si:ch211-51e12.7 gene encoding uncharacterized protein si:ch211-51e12.7 isoform X5 translates to MDVRRAQREMGTMRLYPDPRGYRGSDGQMGMGPPPPPMQLRGHYPQVPRHGPPPPPPPGFRGQTPHPQGRGILGPGPQSCFRIRPPRGCRNGPVSSPPPSRPPHGRGYRWLQPRGGRHF, encoded by the exons ATGGATGTCAGAAGAGCTCAAAG AGAAATGGGAACTATGCGACTTTACCCTGATCCTCGTGGTTATCGAGGTAGCGATGGACAGATGGGGATGGGCCCGCCACCCCCTCCCATGCAGCTCAGGGGGCACTACCCACAAGTGCCCAG GCACGGACCCCCTCCGCCACCTCCACCAGGTTTTAGAGGGCAAACCCCGCATCCGCAAGGCCGCGGGATCCTGGGCCCCGGCCCGCAGAGTTGTTTCCGCATCAGACCTCCGAGAGG CTGCCGGAACGGACCAGTATCATCTCCTCCTCCGAGTCGCCCACCACATGGCCGAGGATATCGGTGGCTGCAGCCCCGGGGTGGCCGCCACTTTTAA
- the si:ch211-51e12.7 gene encoding DNA-binding protein K10 isoform X3 → MMDGDTKEIVMPMTDISPNSQCGSTENQFKFLFRARGFRRYDRGGRRSRGGSRGLGRVQTKDEEMNGLPPTGEMGTMRLYPDPRGYRGSDGQMGMGPPPPPMQLRGHYPQVPRHGPPPPPPPGFRGQTPHPQGRGILGPGPQSCFRIRPPRGCRNGPVSSPPPSRPPHGRGYRWLQPRGGRHF, encoded by the exons atg ATGGACGGAGACACAAAAGAAATTGTGATGCCGATGACAGATATCTCCCCAAATTCTCAGTGTGGTTCCACAGAAAACCAATTCAAGTTTCTATTCAG GGCTCGAGGCTTCAGGCGCTACGATCGAGGGGGCCGGCGAAGTCGAGGCGGCAGTCGGGGCCTCGGGAGGGTGCAAACAAAGGATGAAGAAATGAATGGACTCCCCCCCACGGG AGAAATGGGAACTATGCGACTTTACCCTGATCCTCGTGGTTATCGAGGTAGCGATGGACAGATGGGGATGGGCCCGCCACCCCCTCCCATGCAGCTCAGGGGGCACTACCCACAAGTGCCCAG GCACGGACCCCCTCCGCCACCTCCACCAGGTTTTAGAGGGCAAACCCCGCATCCGCAAGGCCGCGGGATCCTGGGCCCCGGCCCGCAGAGTTGTTTCCGCATCAGACCTCCGAGAGG CTGCCGGAACGGACCAGTATCATCTCCTCCTCCGAGTCGCCCACCACATGGCCGAGGATATCGGTGGCTGCAGCCCCGGGGTGGCCGCCACTTTTAA
- the si:ch211-51e12.7 gene encoding DNA-binding protein K10 isoform X1 has translation MMDGDTKEIVMPMTDISPNSQCGSTENQFKFLFSRARGFRRYDRGGRRSRGGSRGLGRVQTKDEEMNGLPPTGEMGTMRLYPDPRGYRGSDGQMGMGPPPPPMQLRGHYPQVPRHGPPPPPPPGFRGQTPHPQGRGILGPGPQSCFRIRPPRGCRNGPVSSPPPSRPPHGRGYRWLQPRGGRHF, from the exons atg ATGGACGGAGACACAAAAGAAATTGTGATGCCGATGACAGATATCTCCCCAAATTCTCAGTGTGGTTCCACAGAAAACCAATTCAAGTTTCTATTCAG CAGGGCTCGAGGCTTCAGGCGCTACGATCGAGGGGGCCGGCGAAGTCGAGGCGGCAGTCGGGGCCTCGGGAGGGTGCAAACAAAGGATGAAGAAATGAATGGACTCCCCCCCACGGG AGAAATGGGAACTATGCGACTTTACCCTGATCCTCGTGGTTATCGAGGTAGCGATGGACAGATGGGGATGGGCCCGCCACCCCCTCCCATGCAGCTCAGGGGGCACTACCCACAAGTGCCCAG GCACGGACCCCCTCCGCCACCTCCACCAGGTTTTAGAGGGCAAACCCCGCATCCGCAAGGCCGCGGGATCCTGGGCCCCGGCCCGCAGAGTTGTTTCCGCATCAGACCTCCGAGAGG CTGCCGGAACGGACCAGTATCATCTCCTCCTCCGAGTCGCCCACCACATGGCCGAGGATATCGGTGGCTGCAGCCCCGGGGTGGCCGCCACTTTTAA
- the si:ch211-51e12.7 gene encoding DNA-binding protein K10 isoform X2, giving the protein MDGDTKEIVMPMTDISPNSQCGSTENQFKFLFSRARGFRRYDRGGRRSRGGSRGLGRVQTKDEEMNGLPPTGEMGTMRLYPDPRGYRGSDGQMGMGPPPPPMQLRGHYPQVPRHGPPPPPPPGFRGQTPHPQGRGILGPGPQSCFRIRPPRGCRNGPVSSPPPSRPPHGRGYRWLQPRGGRHF; this is encoded by the exons ATGGACGGAGACACAAAAGAAATTGTGATGCCGATGACAGATATCTCCCCAAATTCTCAGTGTGGTTCCACAGAAAACCAATTCAAGTTTCTATTCAG CAGGGCTCGAGGCTTCAGGCGCTACGATCGAGGGGGCCGGCGAAGTCGAGGCGGCAGTCGGGGCCTCGGGAGGGTGCAAACAAAGGATGAAGAAATGAATGGACTCCCCCCCACGGG AGAAATGGGAACTATGCGACTTTACCCTGATCCTCGTGGTTATCGAGGTAGCGATGGACAGATGGGGATGGGCCCGCCACCCCCTCCCATGCAGCTCAGGGGGCACTACCCACAAGTGCCCAG GCACGGACCCCCTCCGCCACCTCCACCAGGTTTTAGAGGGCAAACCCCGCATCCGCAAGGCCGCGGGATCCTGGGCCCCGGCCCGCAGAGTTGTTTCCGCATCAGACCTCCGAGAGG CTGCCGGAACGGACCAGTATCATCTCCTCCTCCGAGTCGCCCACCACATGGCCGAGGATATCGGTGGCTGCAGCCCCGGGGTGGCCGCCACTTTTAA
- the si:ch211-51e12.7 gene encoding uncharacterized protein si:ch211-51e12.7 isoform X4, which produces MDGDTKEIVMPMTDISPNSQCGSTENQFKFLFRARGFRRYDRGGRRSRGGSRGLGRVQTKDEEMNGLPPTGEMGTMRLYPDPRGYRGSDGQMGMGPPPPPMQLRGHYPQVPRHGPPPPPPPGFRGQTPHPQGRGILGPGPQSCFRIRPPRGCRNGPVSSPPPSRPPHGRGYRWLQPRGGRHF; this is translated from the exons ATGGACGGAGACACAAAAGAAATTGTGATGCCGATGACAGATATCTCCCCAAATTCTCAGTGTGGTTCCACAGAAAACCAATTCAAGTTTCTATTCAG GGCTCGAGGCTTCAGGCGCTACGATCGAGGGGGCCGGCGAAGTCGAGGCGGCAGTCGGGGCCTCGGGAGGGTGCAAACAAAGGATGAAGAAATGAATGGACTCCCCCCCACGGG AGAAATGGGAACTATGCGACTTTACCCTGATCCTCGTGGTTATCGAGGTAGCGATGGACAGATGGGGATGGGCCCGCCACCCCCTCCCATGCAGCTCAGGGGGCACTACCCACAAGTGCCCAG GCACGGACCCCCTCCGCCACCTCCACCAGGTTTTAGAGGGCAAACCCCGCATCCGCAAGGCCGCGGGATCCTGGGCCCCGGCCCGCAGAGTTGTTTCCGCATCAGACCTCCGAGAGG CTGCCGGAACGGACCAGTATCATCTCCTCCTCCGAGTCGCCCACCACATGGCCGAGGATATCGGTGGCTGCAGCCCCGGGGTGGCCGCCACTTTTAA
- the msgn1 gene encoding mesogenin-1 yields the protein MRSCIKPSSPQTKSSAVSISGCNFLNMDLELATSKILLDWKVGEPLHSSSSSSASSPESSSPSSSVDSVCSSPEIFYSDGHRQLGYDFPGRGSGSGPKASRTQVKAKMSTKRRVKASEREKLRMRSLAEALHQLRDYLPPDYTKKGQPLTKIQTLKYTIDYINKLSDILSRA from the coding sequence ATGCGCTCTTGTATAAAACCGTCATCTCCTCAGACAAAGTCCTCTGCTGTCAGCATCTCTGGATGCAATTTCCTCAACATGGACCTCGAGCTTGCAACGTCCAAAATCCTCCTGGACTGGAAGGTCGGCGAGCCGctccactcttcctcctcctcctccgcatcCTCTCCAGAGTCgtcctctccctcctcctccgTGGACTCCGTGTGCTCCTCGCCGGAGATCTTCTACTCCGATGGCCACCGGCAGCTGGGCTACGACTTTCCAGGGCGGGGGTCCGGCTCCGGCCCCAAGGCGTCCAGGACGCAAGTCAAGGCCAAGATGTCCACCAAGAGGCGCGTCAAGGCGAGCGAGAGGGAGAAGCTGCGGATGAGGAGTCTCGCCGAGGCTCTGCATCAGCTCCGGGACTACCTGCCGCCGGACTACACCAAGAAGGGGCAACCTCTGACCAAAATACAAACCCTCAAGTACACCATCGATTACATCAACAAGCTCTCGGACATTCTGAGCCGTGCGTAA